tgttttttcatctgtaggctgactcttccatcctgtaacacttccagacttgatttgatcccccattaaattctgtgaatgcaaaataatagcattaaaaatactttttcaatagacataaaaccgaaaagtacctaatccatgtttcatgttgaacttgtgccatatcttggtttccgtaccacacccattttcggcccaaatacggtcccacaattgttcacttccttcactgcatgggcttattactaacgattctttttgtgcagcactaacagaatttaaatttaacacactgtcaggtggtagactgaataactaaacaataaagaattgtttgttaaaattctatacttattttgaattcttatttgaaaagtttaggtacctgactgtgttcgcctaatgccaattcatcctcatgttcagttaggtttgagtttggaaaaacctccttcactgtttggaaactgttctgttccaatttgttcttttcccctagctgagcttgtagactcaaactttgagctacaaaacacaaatgaataaaagcaaataaatagaatcattatgtattaggccttaccatccttagctttgctgttatctaatattttgtgctgttgcaataattgagcctgcaggtccataatttgatctaataaacaataattaataattcaaaacaaatataataatgtttatacttaccatccttttgttgtattatcttatccatttttcaattgttcctccagccacgcgttattctccatccacgctactgaactaactgcgaatggcatccaatggactgaaattgcctacgccagtaataatgagtctgagcggtagatggctacgtgtcggaaaaaaagaaaaaagtgcgatttttttttttttttttccgccatttttttttttttttttttatgtaaaacggattgccatatattgCCATAGTATAAAAGTTAAGCTgagcatttattttttcagctttttttttttttttttggttagaaATTAGAAAGCAAGAGGCCGCTGATGCGCATCTATACAGTCAGCTGTTTCATTTGGCATGGCGTCGACGAGAAAGATAGATGTAATGGAGGTCTCTCATGAAAATTTCTATTTAGATTTGCTGTAATTTCAGGTATGTTTTAACATAGCTTTAACGTAGATTACTCCTTTTTGTTGCGCAGCGTTACACATTGAAGCAAATCCGTACAAAGTTCTTACAGATCTTTCTGGTAAAACTGAATTTGGAAGAATGTTAATTCCAAGCattgaaaattatttaacgAAAAACCTTTGCTCGACCATCGTTTGATTCCCAGCATGTATTTCATATTGGTAATTCAGATGCACCAATTTTGCTTGCCAGCTTTGCACAACATTTGCCATAAAAACAGTAATCATTACGTTTAATATTTCCCACACTCTTAATTGTCAAAATTTATTCAGAACTTAGAGGGTCTTTCACTATTTATTCTTAACGGTTTTGGTTTTATAGTTGCAATTGCAGGCCTCAAGGATGTACCGAATATGCTGCATTGGCCATGGGAGCCTTTATGACAAAAGGAATGTCATGCATGTCATGAAGGTGGGAAAAAGATATGGTTtcattgtaaataaaatatatccaacatcattcttttgtttagGATTAATTACCTACATAAATCAAAACATAGGGAagttaaatttgaaattggttGATTTCCTTCATAGTGCTAATAGATGACAAGATCTTGTACCAATGaagattgtttttctttctttctttacttaGTAATTGTATTTTGACACATTgtagaaagaaagagaatttactcttaagatttttaaattctggtttttgttttgttttcatcagtAAAAAGCGAATGTGGTAGAGTGATAaaaggtatttaaagaaaaatttctgaTAGCTAAATTTTCAAGTGAAACGGCGAGTTCTGAGGTTAGTTGTTTTCTAAATATGGTGTGGTTCGGAATAAGtccaaaataataaataaaatacacacGAACAAGTAAATTAAatggaattatttttattgtccctcctccaCCCTACATTCCGCCACTTTTTACATAttatacaatacatacatacatacatacatacatacacaacttgttaacccgttggctgccgtTGCCCAcgcaacccgtaggttgcttCAACTACAGTAGCTACTTGTCGCGTCTGAAGGATCCCGACCAAGGGGggacttgtccgaagacaagtccgggctggcaCGGTGATAGAGGCCATTatgggaatgcacacccccgGCTTTCTATCACCGTGCCGAAAAGGAGAAGGCcctgctggtgcattgcctacgCGCGCCTAAAGGCACGAGGCCTTTAGGCGCATtggcgactgttccccccatggccatggggagaacAGCGCCCGGTCCCtaaaagctacaaaaaaaatggaagaaaacggggtggcagccaacgggttaacaATACAACACAACAtacagaaatacaaaacaaaacagtatcCGGGAAGTTCCGCGGCGAAGTCACGTTCTATCGCTATGAGTTTTTTCTTGGATTCGACTGTTCCATCGTTGTTGGTCACAGGCGAACGATGGCGATGAGGTGAAGACGTAGGCAGCGACGAGGCAGTGAGATGATGGCGATGaagcgaaggcgaagacggtgatgaggcgaaggcgaagacggtgatgaggcgaaggcgaagagacgaaggcgaagacggcgaagacggcgaagaGACGTAGGCGAAGAGGCGAAGAGGCgaagaggcgaagacggcgaagaggcgaagacggcgaagaggcgaagacggcgaagaggcgaagacggcgaagacggcgaagaAGCGAAGACGGCGAAGAGGCGAAGGCGGAGAGGCGAATAGGCGAAGGCGGAGAGGCGAATAGGCGAAGGCGGAGAGGCGAATAGGCGAAGGCGGAGAGGCGAATAGGCGAAGGCGGAGAGGCGAataggcgaaggcgaaggcggaGAGGCGAAtaggcgaagacgaaggcgaaggcgaaggcgaagaggCAAAgatgaagacggcgatgaggcgaaaaTGAGGACTTCGTTTCTTGTTGGCCCTGCgtaaaaaatgtaaagaaatgaGACCAATGAACAGCAATTTTATCATACAGCATTACTATTTGAATCAAGATTCAGGgaaatcaaataacaaaatttcgAGTAAAAACAGAAGTCACAAAATGGAATACTATGGTAAGAAAGATGAACAACAGATATCTTAAACCATAATAGCTGAACTAGTGGGCTTAAGCTTGAAAGACCAAAGTCAATCCTTTTGACTTAACCCACGATCCTGCATTAGAGGTTCATTACAAAGTCTCTAGCATTAAATTAACCAAAATGTTTCTGCTATGCTCTGTGAAGAACTATCAGACAGTAAATTCCAAAAGCATAAGTATGCATTTACCAAAGCAAACTCTGGGCATTAATTGTATGCTATCTGCTGTTTCACTTATCACTTGTTAATATACCAGGCTTCCACCTGCTCAGGTCTaacaaaaaagccaaaaaaatataCCTAGATAAGAACAATAGATCTGTGTTACTTACTTACTAGTTTAGATACAGAAAGCAATAGGAAAACTTTCAAAAACCACAgagcaaaaatgtttccatGTTCACACAACTTAAAATGGCTGACATGCAGACGACAGGAACTGTTCAATCCTATGGGTTTTAATCATGGCCTATTCGTAATACCCTAGCCGGAATTCCATTTTCCACTTTTTGGTAACTATTGCataattgaaatgagtggaaagaagcagtggaaagtggagttCGGTTTGATGTAATGTATAAAACTTGTGAAATTGTGTGGGAAAGGCGGAGCAATGCAAAATCAATTCCctttataaatatttatttatcgaTTCTTAGAAATGCAATAGTGTAAAAAACTAATCATAGTTCAAGATATTACAATTCAAACCATCATCTGACAAACTACAAATTCTTTTACCACTTTTTCGATCTGAAATTTAGTATAACTCCGTGTAACGAAAAATAGGtaattttttggttgttttcaaagaaaacgtttttataTTGAAGAAGTTATGATGTAACTTCAACTGGCTATAACCGAAAAGCCGAAAAACTCAAGTCTGGCAGTTAAGCCAAAATACAGTGCGCAATCTATAACGGCCCTTATTAACGTCACAAAATAACACGAACGCAAATTGAACGGCTGATTAGTTCGGAAAGACGGGAATTGTGAGACGGATAGGGAACTGGAATTGGCtattttaaggaaaaaaaaaaggttgaagCCCATTCGAcatgtttcttcttcgtaaGATTGTTAAACAACAAAACCGATGTTtaattggttttattgcaAATAAGTTTTGGCAAGAAACGACCAGCCCATTTTAAattcataaataaaaagaaaaacatagcAAGATTAAACATCATGAAAGCTGATCGATAATTGACATATGCAGCATCCCAATTACAAACAGGACGAAAACCATTTAAACCAATGTGCCAAACCTAGTTCATCGGCATTCCAAAAGACGTTAGGTTGCTCCGCTACTCCAACTTCATTAACCAGCTTCAGATTAATGAGGACCAAAATGTTAGTACTGCTTACTGACTTTGATAAGGTGATACACTCAGTGATAAAGTGACAAGGCAGTTTGTGAAACCGTTTAAAACAACAATCAGAAAGACTTAATGTAACTTACGCCACGACAGTTTGAACCAAGAAGCGCccgttttttttgtaggttgCCGAACTGTGTTCTCTCACGAAAATGTCCGTATtgatagaattttttttgtaaggaaaTGGATCGAAATGGTGCTTAGTATTAAAAACAGGCACATGTAAATTGAAAATATCCGACGAGCCCCCCAAAAAGAATTGGCGTTACCGCAGTCATAGAACCCCAACCCTGGGTTCTATGGCTCATCTtacataagaaaagaaaaaatttgctAACTCCCTCTACGTTCTTCCAAAATAACTTGACGGCATATATTTTCCAATTAGAAACCTAGATTTTCAAAAGTACTTAAATAATATCcacatatatatgtatatcCTATGTATAACATACTTATATATCCACGTTGGATTATGGATAATCTTTGCAGTTTTTCCTCAACTTTACGAACTAAACTTACACACCAATCTTAGCCATGGATGACGATCTTGTACCAAAAACTTTTGTTCCTACAATTCACGATATTATGGTTATTAAATTTGTGGCTTTTAAACCATGAATCAATTACCAGTTTCTTCACAGAGACGCCTATGATCGCGTAACAACCACATATCCAAAACAAATAACTTTTATGGCACCTTCGATAACGAAAAATCCTGTCAcacctaaagaaaataataataaaaaaattaataaaatccAATCATAGCGATTGACATCCAACAATTAATTAATCGTTTAACACCCCAGAGATTTATTCACTGATACAATCCAGAAACCTTTTACTAGAGAAAATGAACACATTACCCCATCAAAAAGA
The nucleotide sequence above comes from Daphnia carinata strain CSIRO-1 chromosome 3, CSIRO_AGI_Dcar_HiC_V3, whole genome shotgun sequence. Encoded proteins:
- the LOC130693840 gene encoding uncharacterized protein LOC130693840, whose protein sequence is MDKIIQQKDDQIMDLQAQLLQQHKILDNSKAKDAQSLSLQAQLGEKNKLEQNSFQTVKEVFPNSNLTEHEDELALGEHSQLFSLPPDSVLNLNSVSAAQKESLVISPCSEGSEQLWDRIWAENGCGTETKIWHKFNMKHGLEFNGGSNQVWKCYRMEESAYR
- the LOC132087870 gene encoding uncharacterized protein LOC132087870 encodes the protein MEFRLGSCRLHVSHFKLCEHGNIFALWFLKVFLLLSVSKLGQQETKSSFSPHRRLHLCLFAFAFAFVFAYSPLRLRLRLFASPPSPIRLSAFAYSPLRLRLFASPPSPIRLSAFASSPSSLLRRLRRLRLFAVFASSPSSPLRRLRLFASSPLRLRLFAVFAVFAFVSSPSPHHRLRLRLITVFAFASSPSSHCLVAAYVFTSSPSFACDQQRWNSRIQEKTHSDRT